Genomic segment of Marinilabiliales bacterium:
AGTAATCATTCCCTCCGTACCGGTTGGTCCGGGCGTTATTATTGTATATGTTTCCTGCTGCAAGAGGAGGCAGGGATCCCAGTCTGCTGTCGGTTCTTAATATATCGCCGGCAGATTGTGCCGTACCTGTATTTATCCAGTAATCAGCCTGCCGTCCCCTGCTGATCACACTCTCAATATCGACCGGAAAGTTCTCTCTTCCACTGTTGTCTTCCCATAAATACCTGCCTCCCGCATCGCTCACCAGGGATGCGAAATGGGATCTCCCTCCTGG
This window contains:
- a CDS encoding ABC transporter substrate-binding protein: MSDAGGRYLWEDNSGRENFPVDIESVISRGRQADYWINTGTAQSAGDILRTDSRLGSLPPLAAGNIYNNNARTNRYGGNDYWESGIVNPHIILADLVWIFHRELLPDHEPVYYRKLE